The Lutra lutra chromosome 15, mLutLut1.2, whole genome shotgun sequence genome includes a region encoding these proteins:
- the FAM72A gene encoding protein FAM72A codes for MSTSTCSFKDRCVSILCCKFCKQVLSSRGMKAVLLADTEIDLFSTDIPPTNAVDFIGRCYFTEICKCKLKDIACLKCGNIVGYHVIVPCCSCLLSCNNGHFWMFHSQAVYDINRLDSTGVNFLLWGNLPEIEENADEDSLDISVEDWIR; via the exons ATGTCTACCAGCACTTGTAGTTTCAAGGACCGGTGCGTGTCCATCCTGTGTTGCAAATTCTGTAAACAAGTGCTCAGCTCTAGGGGAATGAAGGCTGTTTTGCTGGCTGATACTGAAATAGACCTTTTCTCTACAGACATCCCTCCTACCAA TGCAGTGGACTTCATTGGAAGATGCTATTTCACTGAAATCTGCAAATGTAAACTGAAGGACATCGCATgcttaaaatg tGGCAACATTGTAGGTTATCATGTGATCGTTCCATGTTGttcctgccttctttcctgcAACAATGGACACTTCTGGATGTTTCACAGCCAAGCAGTTTATGATATTAACAGACTAGACTCTACCG gtgTAAACTTCCTACTGTGGGGCAACTTACCAGAGATAGAGGAGAACGCAGACGAAGACTCGTTAGATATCTCAGTGGAGGACTGGATTCGATGA